attatgacttatttatgaatactcataattattcaaattaagacGCACTTCTaacttattataagtatatcaTCTGTCGGTAAATATCTCAGTATAATGAAGGAAATGAAACACATATCTCCAAATAACTCTTGTTAGAGCGAACcgtataagtatataaatagtacTTACTTAGTATTTACGATAGATTGACACTTCATAAGTTGACAGTATTCCTTAGATACATATACAGTGATATAGTGACATCACACGTTATGTCAGTTTAGTGTTAGTGATGATTTTAGTGTCGCTGTAGTGTTGGTGTCGGTGTCGGCCAGCGCTCACAGCGTGGAGTGAAGTGAGGAGTATACGTGGTAACGGAACGTAACTGTACACGTTGACTGATGAATACAAACACTCAATAACAAAAAGTCATGTTAATAACACGCTGAGTGATTTAAACTTGTCACAAATCATATTCTAAGAGgttacgttttattattttgtttaatatagaGCTCGTATCATGATGCAATTTAGTTTTAagtgtatttgttttaatcgATCGATAAGTGCATTGCTGGGATCAACGGCCggctaattaataaatatgttttataatatgtcaaGTATTGCACGGATAGCgtgtatgttaaataaatgattaaatatcaATTGCAAACTAAAAAACATTAGGTACGTGTAACTTGTTAATATGATATTCAATGTTTATCGGATCGTTTTTACGGCACATTAGCTCCTGCTTTATTAAAGCCGCAACCCGTTGTGATGGGTCGAGATATCTAACAAAAGACTTCTTTCCCagtataatttattgcttCTGAGTCTTCGTTATCGATTCGGGTATTTATCTAACACGTATTTTGTAACCGCTTTCCTTTTAGAATGATTTGCCAGAGTACACACGTAGCttctcttaataatatatattacacacaTTATTTCTTAGTATCTACTTACTGCCtactaattatgttttaatattgtttttttaatttaaaaccaatatCAAAATCTAACTCATTCTTATTGTTCCCAAGTTTTTTAATCGGAGGTAATGATCGAAACTATTCAGCCGATTGAATGAATTCTTCCTAAAATTACCGAATGAAAAAACATCTATTGTTCcttcagaaataaatatttttttcgtaaacAAATAATTGGGGGCCTAGATTAATGagagtataaaaatatgaattccGCAATAGAAATTTGTGTTCATATATAGGGcaattgctttttaaattctatagaGTTCAacgaaattttcaattttatttatttagtaaagtCATAATCGCAAAATTTCTATACTGTAGTGTACTAttcatattctatttaatattttttattaccttaGATAGATGCAgagtaattttatagtaatagaaaataatttcacttgACAGTTGACAGTGGAGCTTGACAGTCAACATGATGGCTGAAATCAAATTCATTGTATTACATTTCGTTCGCGACGCGTGTAGTATATATCGCCTGGCAAATTAAATGTTGCAATACGCGTACAGATTGTTGCTACTAAAATACAGACAGGCGTGCGACTATACTTTGAATCAATCTGATAGTAACGACTTGATTGATGATTGTTTAGTTTTAATCAAAacgacattataaatataaatcggaACTGTAATCAAAcagattttacattttaataataatgtcatacttatatatcttaaaacattttgaatattttttttttatttttatttctaatctaTAACCTGTCTTTTCTTGTATCTATCTGTGTACAACTTTCTCGAAATACACTCCTTGAAGTAATTCCAATATAAAGTGACATGATGTAACATGCGCTGACAAATGAcagacaatatttatttatattatactacatTTACCCGCGGCTTTTGTCATGACGACTTTATTACACAAACACATTCTTAGAGACAATATAAAACTTCTGACACattcaaatgtataaaatatttaacacactATTGCAGATttatatctaagacttttggCGTGTacacaattaaatatgtatttcagttaattcgaatattaatatatcaaaaaaatatttctatttaatgcagcattttaattaaatttaatgattttaaacatGCTATTTAGATAACTCGAATCATCTTTGCATTCCTTAAAATCTGTAGATCGTATTATAACTGATACAAAAAAGTAATGTTCTTCTTGTCCACACAAATCAGGGGATCATTCTGGAAAAGGTTCAGTGCGGATCGCCTGAGACGAGTTATTAACGACACAGATTTATGACGAAACTTGCTTATGTACAGAGCAATAAGTATACCTAATTAATATgagacatattttatgattatataaataaccctAGTAcctatagtatagtatagtggGAGGCAAATGGAtggcttaaaatatttaagacaagGAGAGTTGTTTcgcatattattataaggctAGCATAGGCGTTTTGATTGAAACAATTAAATGAAGAATCGAAAGCTCTTTATATTTCGCGGTGAACTTCTGTTTCTCCACATACCGATATGATGTTTCTATTACCACTGTCATCTCAGAatcatcattttaatatattataatgaaatttattaattaatcgtTTGTGTATGTTGGAATTCTCGTACAATTTCTAATAGGTTCGTATTTGCTAAGCTCTCGAATTTTTTGCAGGAATTGTgagtttaattaaagaatcaGATGAGATACAATTACTCAAGTGACAATATTTAACCACAAACACGAGTATAGCGTTTAAAtgttgaagtattttttttatttctttgtttattttaattcgcagtttaacaatttaaataaggtaAATCAGATGGGGAAAAGTGGTTACGCAagaatacaatgaaatatttacatatattattttttcagcaACCACATTTTTTGAATGGTGAAAGtactctataaaaataatttgctttaattcaaaatattcggCTCAAGGCTTTATAGTATAGAGGAGTGTAAAGAATATCTTTAACAGTCTTTTTGTAAATCGTTCGAAGTATTGTACACTCGAAGATGGATGATCGTATACGCTAAATGAATAGATAGTATTAAATCTGAGAAAGTAAAAAGGGAATAAAAGATATAGAGTATAAAGTAAGGGAACAATTAAAGACGGAGACATTGTTGGAATTGCTTTGTTATGATCgttcttaaaacaattaaatgtcCGTAACAATTTgaacttaaaagtaattttgttgTGATGACAgcattttgtttctttgtttattttacaagtttttatttaacttacgACGTATTCACATATGGTGTAATTGCTAATTTGTTAGATTTGAAccaactaatttaattaaaatttcgtttacattttttgggatttttttatgtttaagtttgtgatgtaatttttaatgtggCATGTTGGCAGTCCCAAGCTGGCagattagttatttttttatgacctaccaaataatgttatgtgaaaacacttgaaaaaaaaatgctttcgattccacatttaattaattgatgcGGATTCTGACCGAGGGAAGCAACGTTTCTGTTGATTTCCTAGTCGTCTTGGGCCTTTGGAATGTAGAACAGTACATTGTTTATAGTTAGGAGAATATATTCAGGAGTGTTAGAGCAAATATTTTCAGGGAGTCTTAAGTCAAAATTCTAAGGAATtagcaaattatatttgatccTCGTCTTCTACAAAACGTGAATAGATAAACTAAGATAAAATCCAAACATAACTAGGAGAacattttctttgattttCAGATTTCCGGTCGTATACtgtttttgaataaacaatAGTGTATGgctaaaattcaatttacatctttttatgatttacaaaatatttaaaacagagcATTTTTCAAACAGTACCCTTCCTATCAAACTTGTGTGACGTCCAACGAGGGTCATAACCGGAAGttccattaaaacttttcCATGATTTCTGCCTTATTTCTTACTTCATAACTGATTACTAAAAATTCTCAAATGGCAAGGAAATTTGTGTTTTAGTTCTTTCTCACTAGTAGATACCAGAATTtccaaaaacaaattacatttcCACACTCTAATctcaaaatcaataaaatactcgaagatataaataaatccagATCTTTTTTCCAaatatgtaaagaaataaataattttccataagTAATGgattaatcaataaatattctaaaatctCAGTGAGGAATAATAGTTTGATTGACTTTTGTTATACTGAAACAAGTTATAACATATCAGtactacaataaaataacgaaatataattttaattccagGAAATTAAAGGCATATTGTTTAATAGATAGTTTATTGCTTAACCATAAGCGTAATGAAAGCCATGGCCGGCCCCATGTCCTCCAAAACGCCAACCGACTCCGTAACCGCCGAGAGGATTCCTGTAGAGCTCACGGTCGTTGTTCATCCTGTACACATTCTCAGTCACCCTGAGAGGAATCACTGTCAGGTCGTGAACTGGTAGCAGGTTGTGAACAGGTATGAACACCGGTATCGAGTTGATGTGGGAAGTATTACTATTCAGCGGTATCACGTGCAGGTTTGGTACATAAAGTTGTTGTATCTGGTACTGGTAAGGTAAACTTGGACCTTTCTTTTTCCTCGTGGATGAGCTTGGTATGACGTTTGATACGATCGTTGCTGGCGACTCGGTCGTAGCTGGTACAAGTAGTTTCGAGTTTGTTATTCGACTCGGCAAGCTCAGCACTTTGTATGGTATTATCAGGATCAGAAGAAGATGAATTTTcatctgaaaaataaatttaatcattagataggaaaacaaaaactatcagataagataatttaatatttcttcttaaattaaagataacatTCGGTTCAGACAAACAACAGTTAcacatgaaataaatgttttatacatatttatttggccacttattatttaattcgtgTTTTTGAACTAACATTACTGTTTaactgaaactaatatttttcgggaCATACTACATtacttttgataaaatatttattcttgaaTGAAATGGCAAATATGAAACAGTATTTTGTCCTGTGTCTTACAGCCGAGTTGTATCTACTTGAGAAacgaaaagtaaatttaatgtaaaaaatttatatactctCCGTTTAAGCGTTGTCATAAATTCagtatgacaaaaaaaaaataatcataatatacaaCTGTTACTACTTAGATACGATAAGCCTATAAGAcgtatagttaaaaattacctaatcaatgaaaaaaaaaatattttatttaattttacattgaaatttaaaatgtgtgtaaataatgttttactgAATGAACTTACGGAAAtcggtaaatataaaaatcctcACAAACTTAATGAAATTACAATTCACAGACATAGTTTGgtgaatttcaaataaacatgttatttGATCACAATTATGGAGGAGACGGATAAATACGGGCTTAGTGAATGCACGGTAGGTACATAAACTAAGCCCCTTTCAGCGGCTCATTTCATCTTTTTACTTTGTACAGTAATGAAcattgtcttttataattttacagaaatgccaatattaaaatgttaacagAGAATGCTGTGTGTTTAAAGATCATTAAAACCATCCATATGATCAGTCGTTGGATAACTTAGGGAATGATTCGAGGAACGGGTCTTGTTTCTGTTAATTTAAGAGGGACCATTTAACCCATTTCTAATTACAcgaatgtaaaataaacaatgaccAAGGAAAGCCACGAAGTTCTTGACCCATACTGACTCGTGTGCTTCCACTTCAGTCGGCGATCCCCTAACTCATTAGAACTCTTTGGCTTTTGACATTTAATCAAGTCCAGTCAATAAGTCGTTAAGAAGATTATTCTCAGCGTCCGACCTTAGCAGAATATTAACGATTTACTACAAGAAATAGTTTCAAGAAATTAAACTGGGAGATTGGATCTACACGTGGTTTTTTTGTtagtatatatacttttttctaACTTTAAGAAATTTCTGTGTACGTAAACAGctctttaatatgaattactaGCATATTCAATAAAGAAGAGAATTATAAGTTTGTCAATAAcaggaaatattttgttcatcaGAGAACTCGAAAGGATACAGTTAGTCAATAAAACGATTTGTTAGAAGTCGTCGAGTGTTATTGATCTGATGCAAATACAATGAAGGAACGAAAGTGACATTTTCACCGGAAAAACAACATCGAATAAACATAATTCCGGAAAGCTTTTGTCTGTTTACAAAGTGTTTTAGAGATTTAAGATTAACGGACACGACTTATGTAAGTACCGCAATAAATTCAACAGAcagctatattttaaaacgataaGGGAAATTGTGTGTCGCGGAGTTCCTTATCTTGGAGGAATCTCCTAATGACACCctttataaatacaacatcACACGATCTtagatact
The window above is part of the Danaus plexippus chromosome 7, MEX_DaPlex, whole genome shotgun sequence genome. Proteins encoded here:
- the LOC116770665 gene encoding uncharacterized protein LOC116770665 isoform X1, which produces MQLNSGTSENIRLHVIVSPADCLNWRREMKIHLLLILIIPYKVLSLPSRITNSKLLVPATTESPATIVSNVIPSSSTRKKKGPSLPYQYQIQQLYVPNLHVIPLNSNTSHINSIPVFIPVHNLLPVHDLTVIPLRVTENVYRMNNDRELYRNPLGGYGVGWRFGGHGAGHGFHYAYG
- the LOC116770665 gene encoding uncharacterized protein LOC116770665 isoform X2 gives rise to the protein MYRRFYHKMKIHLLLILIIPYKVLSLPSRITNSKLLVPATTESPATIVSNVIPSSSTRKKKGPSLPYQYQIQQLYVPNLHVIPLNSNTSHINSIPVFIPVHNLLPVHDLTVIPLRVTENVYRMNNDRELYRNPLGGYGVGWRFGGHGAGHGFHYAYG